From Spartobacteria bacterium, a single genomic window includes:
- a CDS encoding metal-dependent hydrolase, translating to MPSPVIHVAAGCGLFMGIRRFVNPERLQKYFGTAWTLLFLCVFFSMLPDIDAAIGMLCRNMRDYHNQGMHSLLVACVVALIAGMTAETLRRGTGRAWSILVVTGYAVHVMLDYCCFGRGVMLFWPVSTQRYQSPIVLFSGVRWSDGFLSWQHVRTFFSELGVVACVVFPVWLIGRLHRFIKH from the coding sequence ATGCCCTCGCCGGTCATTCATGTGGCCGCTGGTTGCGGACTATTTATGGGTATACGACGATTTGTTAACCCGGAGCGGCTGCAAAAATATTTTGGGACAGCATGGACGCTGTTATTTTTATGCGTATTTTTTTCCATGCTGCCCGACATAGATGCCGCCATAGGGATGCTATGCAGAAATATGCGCGATTATCACAATCAGGGGATGCACAGTCTGCTCGTCGCGTGTGTTGTTGCGTTGATAGCAGGTATGACAGCAGAGACGTTGCGAAGGGGAACGGGACGGGCTTGGAGTATATTGGTCGTTACAGGTTATGCGGTACACGTAATGTTGGATTATTGCTGTTTTGGCCGTGGCGTTATGTTGTTTTGGCCCGTATCAACACAGCGTTATCAGTCACCCATAGTTTTGTTTTCCGGTGTTCGCTGGTCGGATGGCTTTCTTTCATGGCAACATGTCAGAACGTTTTTCAGCGAACTGGGTGTGGTGGCATGCGTTGTCTTTCCTGTATGGCTGATAGGCCGACTGCATCGATTCATCAAACATTGA
- the rimO gene encoding 30S ribosomal protein S12 methylthiotransferase RimO, translated as MICTVMIKRKSIVSLIYNHTIDIQGCHGIGSRPMNTKHVLFHLVSLGCEKNTVDSERLLALMAQSGFVYTPEPRDAAICLVNTCGFIQSAREEAAEVMNELAALRSHGRPLIVAMGCLVERLQQHPDFSTFMQEADSLVPFARYRALPEMCRELLEGQAAPSFVHTGKMDKRFYDLPRMLTGSGVSATVKISEGCSNCCHYCAIPLIRGEHISRPMAAIILEVQQLLEAGVQEIILIAQDTSAYGIDSEGKAMLPELIYEILRIECPFWLRIMYCHPAHLTEDILRAMASDVRCCPYFDLPLQHVNDEVLASMGRPVTRSSIDTLLDSIHTLLPSALLRTTFIVGFPTETSAQFEELLDFVKQGYFVHAGAFTYSPEPGTPAFHLGDPISAEEKERRYDRLMEAQQEASKNKLLTLRNTTQEVLIERSRRIGRHGIRWQGRIQGQAPDVDGVTFLPKSPFIRQAGQRIKAAVIGSMEYDLIAKALPSK; from the coding sequence ATGATTTGTACCGTGATGATCAAGAGAAAATCAATAGTAAGTCTGATTTATAATCATACTATTGACATACAGGGATGTCATGGCATAGGTTCACGGCCTATGAATACTAAACATGTGCTTTTTCATCTGGTTAGCTTAGGTTGCGAAAAAAATACAGTGGACTCCGAACGATTGCTTGCGCTTATGGCACAATCTGGATTTGTTTATACTCCCGAACCACGGGATGCAGCGATTTGCCTGGTTAATACATGCGGGTTTATTCAATCGGCGAGGGAAGAAGCGGCTGAAGTGATGAACGAATTGGCGGCATTACGCAGCCATGGGCGGCCGTTGATTGTGGCTATGGGGTGTTTGGTTGAACGGCTGCAGCAACATCCTGATTTTTCGACGTTTATGCAAGAGGCGGATTCCCTGGTGCCTTTTGCTCGTTATAGAGCGTTGCCAGAGATGTGCCGTGAACTGCTTGAAGGACAAGCTGCGCCGTCTTTTGTTCATACGGGGAAAATGGATAAGCGTTTTTATGATTTGCCGCGCATGCTGACCGGGAGCGGGGTTTCTGCAACGGTGAAGATATCGGAAGGGTGTTCGAATTGTTGTCATTATTGTGCTATTCCGCTGATTCGAGGGGAGCACATCAGTCGGCCTATGGCTGCTATTATTTTGGAAGTGCAGCAGCTGCTTGAGGCGGGTGTTCAGGAGATTATTCTCATTGCACAGGATACCAGTGCGTACGGGATTGATTCAGAGGGAAAGGCCATGCTGCCTGAGCTGATATATGAAATATTACGGATCGAGTGTCCTTTCTGGTTGCGGATTATGTACTGTCATCCGGCACATTTAACGGAAGATATTCTTCGTGCCATGGCATCGGATGTTCGCTGCTGTCCGTATTTTGACTTGCCACTGCAGCATGTTAACGATGAGGTGCTGGCGTCCATGGGGCGTCCGGTTACCCGCAGCAGCATCGATACGTTACTGGATTCGATTCATACACTGCTCCCTTCGGCGTTATTGCGTACCACTTTTATCGTGGGATTTCCCACAGAGACGTCCGCCCAGTTTGAGGAATTACTTGATTTTGTGAAACAGGGGTATTTTGTCCATGCTGGGGCTTTTACTTATTCGCCGGAACCGGGAACACCTGCCTTTCATCTGGGCGATCCTATTTCTGCCGAGGAAAAAGAGCGGCGTTATGATCGGCTGATGGAGGCACAGCAGGAGGCTTCTAAAAACAAATTGCTGACTCTGCGCAATACGACACAGGAGGTGTTGATTGAGCGAAGCCGTCGCATCGGTCGACATGGTATCCGCTGGCAGGGACGTATACAGGGGCAGGCTCCCGATGTCGATGGTGTAACCTTCCTGCCGAAA